The proteins below come from a single Pedobacter sp. MC2016-14 genomic window:
- the trxA gene encoding thioredoxin — protein MALEITDANFEELVLKSDKPVLVDFWAEWCGPCRMVGPVVDEISKEYEGKAVIGKVNVDNNPQISTQFGIRNIPALLFFKNGEVVDKQVGAVPKSVLAGKLEKQL, from the coding sequence ATGGCTTTAGAAATCACAGATGCTAACTTTGAAGAGTTAGTGTTAAAATCAGATAAACCCGTTTTAGTTGACTTTTGGGCAGAATGGTGTGGTCCTTGTCGCATGGTAGGCCCGGTAGTTGATGAAATATCAAAAGAATATGAAGGAAAAGCAGTTATTGGAAAAGTAAATGTTGACAATAACCCGCAAATTTCTACCCAGTTTGGTATCCGCAACATTCCAGCGTTGTTGTTTTTCAAAAATGGTGAAGTTGTTGATAAACAAGTTGGTGCAGTTCCAAAATCAGTTTTAGCTGGTAAATTAGAAAAGCAATTGTAA